The Linepithema humile isolate Giens D197 chromosome 2, Lhum_UNIL_v1.0, whole genome shotgun sequence genome has a segment encoding these proteins:
- the mRpL13 gene encoding large ribosomal subunit protein uL13m, which translates to MSLWRRGQQWGTLARIWHLYDATWQDPYKSAKLIRHYLMGMHKPIYHPLSDCGDHVVVINSKEIALRGDEWRKRVYFHHNTYHGGASWTLAWELHNKDPTLIIQKAVYSALPKNLQRRHTMQRLHVIPDDKIPEDMLKNISNQIKQQRPVPVRLDHIPQEEVDKFPQILRYPTDYVLK; encoded by the exons ATGTCACTTTGGCGAAGGGGACAG CAATGGGGAACACTTGCTCGTATCTGGCATCTATATGATGCAACATGGCAAGATCCATATAAAAGTGCAAAACTAATAAGACATTATCTTATGGGAATGCATAAACCAATATATCATCCATTGA gtGATTGTGGAGATCATGTAGTAGTAATAAACAGCAAGGAAATTGCGCTGCGTGGAGACGAATGGAGAAAACGTGTATATTTCCATCATAATACATATCATGGAGGTGCCAGTTGGACACTTGCATGGGAGTTACATAACAAGGATCCAACTttg ATTATACAAAAGGCTGTGTACTCAGCATTACCAAAAAACTTACAACGGAGGCATACTATGCAAAGACTACATGTAATCCCAGATGACAAAATACCCGAagatatgttgaaaaatattagcaatCAAATCAAACAGCAAAGGCCTGTCCCTGTCCGATTAGATCATATTCCACAGGAAGAAGTAGACAAATTCCCACAAATTTTACGATATCCTACTGATTATGTTCTCAAATAA
- the LOC105667722 gene encoding general transcription factor 3C polypeptide 4-like, whose product MDTEEICSISISPLVTSPFAIQWSPDNHISLITEKGVHVFELIPSPMSSNPFVKFARSFVHPSDILPAHAFINQIDSFVWNLDREAVYSLLMEEAITPKLDGLNETIVRITKVAWSPKNLISPNQCVLAILTVAGAIELLHKVSNEWYSICDVSSLQLKIVQDEIKSKLNECKKLNNEYAVISESMRQLQACSMTWSELFKVKEVFFAYFSIAYRSGEISIWRIPRISNFSESLQPVLVNKINLDKTIKINVLCWITIDAKEHLLIVGCFDGQIYGIKLICNADDLEVAVIERYITPDHISVNYLYVLSQDKSNVRIVAAKGVFLLLLCINSTGVLEDMQHLQVEGYNITGMIPVTAQQFMISTQNSHIFIVDTRLNDLICIDIQTHLPQTHVQYLGLTYSPNKVMIINIASPNTIYDHLVTKEPSTMHIFALKGAVQDPLRIINNSTNLISVWDCIEVLRIKAAKAEDPSVILRQIPEKLDSSSLYDLQLSMWMTVMINVCTTKTQMLNMNHIKEGKIANALPLIHVHSICTYIDNTMKKSKLSVDQMHAVSLLNKYLKMYLADQDEGNENVVHRYARETLNKIASHPNQIEKCNLCDEVIDESLNTKSCSRGHKLPRCTLTLLQITSLEYRECSICNQIFHPCMEEIYEEPQCPFCDVPLLYNSYGFDIEGSELYGKNLSQSRINVIESKDDLEEQTEKQRKDKWNTARTYSVIVNDNEDESARITEKWEKF is encoded by the exons ATGGACACGGAGGAAATTTGTAGTATCAGTATATCTCCACTGGTGACCAGCCCATTTGCAATACAATGGTCACCTGATAATCATATCtcattaattacagaaaagggAGTTCATGTATTC GAACTGATACCTTCACCCATGTCTTCTAATCCGTTCGTCAAGTTTGCTCGGTCTTTTGTACATCCTTCTGACATTTTACCAGCACATGCATTTATAAATCAGATAGACTCGTTTGTATGGAATTTAGATCGTGAAGCAGTTTACTCACTGCTCATGGAAGAGGCAATTACACCAAAGTTGGACGGTTTAAATGAGACAATCGTTAGAATAACAAAGGTAGCATGGTCGccgaaaaatttaatctctCCAAATCAATGTGTCTTAGCAATATTGACAGTAGCAGGTGCGATTGAATTGTTACATAAAGTTTCCAATGAATGGTATTCTATATGCGACGTTTCATCTCTTCAGCTTAAGATTGTGCaagatgaaattaaatcaaagctcaatgaatgtaaaaaattgaataatgagTATGCAGTAATAAGTGAAAGCATGAGACAGTTACAAGCTTGCTCTATGACATGGAGTGAACTTTTCAAAGTAAAAGAAGTTttctttgcatatttttctatagCTTATCGCAGTGGCGAAATATCAATTTGGAGAATTCctagaatttcaaatttttctgaaaGTTTGCAACCTGTgcttgttaataaaataaatctagaCAAGACTATAAAGATTAATGTATTGTGTTGGATCACTATTGATGCAAAGGAACATTTACTTATTGTTGGATGTTTTGATGGCCAAATATAtggcataaaattaatatgtaatgcTGATGATCTGGAAGTAGCAGTGATAGAAAGATATATCACTCCTGATCATATATCggtcaattatttatatgttctcTCTCAAGATAAATCAAATGTAAGGATTGTTGCTGCCAAAGgcgtttttcttttgttattgtGTATAAATTCGACAGGAGTACTGGAAGATATGCAACATTTACAAGTGGAAGGATATAATATTACAG GTATGATCCCTGTTACTGCTCAACAATTTATGATTTCCACACAGAAcagtcatatttttattgttgataCACGATTAAACGATTTAATTTGCATCGATATCCAAACTCATTTACCTCAGACACATGTTCAGTACTTAGGACTCACTTATTCGCCAAACAAAgtaatgattataaatatagccAGTCCGAATACAATCTATGATCATTTAGTGACAAAGGAGCCGAGTACAATGCATATATTCGCTTTAAAAGGTGCAGTGCAGGATCCATTgcgtattattaataacagtaCAAATCTCATAAGTGTTTGGGACTGCATAGAAGTGCTTAGGATCAAAGCTGCTAAAGCAGAAGATCCAAGTGTGATATTACGTCAGATTCCGGAGAAGCTAGACTCTTCGTCGCTATACGATTTGCAATTATCAATGTGGATGACAGTTATGATCAATGTGTGCACCACAAAAACGCAAATGCTGAATATGAATCACATAAAAGAAGGCAAGATAGCGAATGCGCTTCCATTAATCCATGTACACTCCATTTGCACGTACATCGACAATACGATGAAAAAGAGCAAGCTATCAGTGGATCAGATGCACGCCGTGAgcttattaaacaaatatttaaaaatgtacctTGCAGATCAAGATGAGGGGAATGAGAACGTTGTGCATCGATACGCTCGGGAAACATTGAATAAGATTGCATCTCATCCCAATCAGATTGAGAAGTGCAATTTGTGCGATGAAGTGATAGATGAGTCCTTGAACACTAAATCGTGTTCTCGGGGCCACAAGTTGCCCAGGTGTACTTTGACACTGTTACAGATAACATCGTTGGAATATCGCGAATGCTCGATATGCAACCAAATTTTTCATCCATGCATGGAAGAAATATATGAGGAACCGCAATGTCCATTCTGCGATGTACCTCTTTTGTACAACTCTTATGGTTTTGACATAGAAGGGTCTGAATTGTATGggaaaaatttatcacaatcACGAATTAATGTCATAGAATCGAAAGATGATTTGGAAGAACAGACTGAAAAACAGCGGAAAGACAAGTGGAATACTGCGCGTACGTACTCGGTAATTGTAAATGACAACGAAGACGAATCAGCGagaattacagaaaaatgggAAAAATTTTAA
- the LOC105667915 gene encoding sodium- and chloride-dependent GABA transporter 1-like, translating into MTEASRDPEVADSENADNGRTALNLTCSTTNKKPLPERGTWSTKLDFILSVVGLAIGLGNVWRFPYLCYKNGGGAFLIPYFLTLFLAGIPMFFMELALGQMLTVGGLGVFKIAPIFKGIGYAAAVMSCWMNVYYIVILAWAIFYFFMSMRSELPWGSCNNHWNTKYCVNPYDRSSLLCWSEVSSRNGSVVKMCTLNHVNVSVTELTDPVKEFWERRALQISEGIEYMGNIRWELAGTLLLVWIICYFCIWKGVKWTGKVVYFTSLFPYVLLTILLIRGITLPGAMEGIRFYISPNLSKLRESEVWIDAVTQIFFSYGLGLGTLVALGSYNKFTNNVYKDALIVCSVNSSTSMFAGFVIFSVVGFMAHEQQKPVAEVAASGPGLAFLAYPSAVLQLPGAPLWSCLFFFMLLLIGLDSQFCTMEGFVTAMVDEWPQQLRRRKEIFIAIVCALSYIVGLTCISQGGMYVFQILDSYAVSGFCLLFLIFFECISISWAFGVSRFYDALRDMIGYYPLMWWKFCWTVTTPMICIGVFIFNLIQWTPIKYLDYEYPWWSHVFGWFTALSSMLCIPGYMVYAWMTTPGDNRTKYKLLIKIEDDVTTLRTKMGQPPVELTPL; encoded by the exons ATGACAGAGGCATCACGGGATCCTGAGGTAGCCGATTCAGAAAACGCTGACAACGGCAGAACAGCGTTGAACTTGACTTGTTCGACGACGAACAAAAAACCTCTTCCAGAGCGTGGAACATGGAGCACCAAACTGGACTTCATTCTTAGTGTG GTCGGTCTGGCAATCGGTCTCGGCAATGTCTGGCGATTTCCTTACCTCTGCTATAAAAATGGTGGCGGAGCTTTCCTCATTCCCTATTTCTTGACGCTCTTCCTTGCCGGTATACCCATGTTTTTCATGGAGTTGGCTCTCGGACAGATGCTCACGGTGGGCGGCCTCGGAGTCTTCAAGATAGCTCCGATCTTTAAGGGCATCGGTTACGCCGCCGCTGTCATGTCCTGCTGGATGAATGTTTACTACATTGTCATCCTGGCTTGggcaattttctatttcttcatGTCGATGCGCAGTG AGTTGCCTTGGGGAAGTTGTAACAACCATTGGAACACCAAGTATTGCGTGAATCCTTACGACAGAAGTTCGCTACTTTGCTGGTCTGAGGTCTCATCACGGAATGGTAGCGTCGTCAAGATGTGCACGCTCAATCATGTCAACGTGTCGGTGACAGAGCTGACGGATCCTGTAAAAGAGTTCTGGGA ACGTCGAGCGTTGCAGATCAGCGAGGGTATTGAATACATGGGCAATATTCGATGGGAATTAGCGGGTACCTTGCTGCTAGTATGGATAATCTGCTACTTTTGTATCTGGAAGGGCGTCAAGTGGACCGGCAAAGTTGTCTATTTCACCTCCCTCTTTCCGTACGTGCTGCTCACTATTCTTCTAATCCGTGGTATCACATTACCCGGCGCCATGGAAGGTATCCGGTTTTACATCAGTCCGAACTTGTCTAAACTTCGAGAATCCGAG GTGTGGATCGACGCAGTGACACAAATCTTCTTCTCGTACGGTCTCGGTCTCGGTACTCTGGTGGCGCTTGGCAGTTACAACAAGTTCACCAACAATGTCTACAAAGACGCGTTGATCGTCTGTTCCGTGAACTCGTCTACCAGTATGTTCGCGGGCTTCGTGATATTCTCGGTGGTAGGCTTTATGGCGCACGAGCAGCAAAAACCGGTCGCCGAAGTGGCTGCTTCTGGGCCGGGGTTGGCTTTCCTCGCTTATCCATCCGCTGTTCTCCAATTGCCGGGTGCTCCGCTCTGGTCGTGCCTATTCTTTTTCATGCTGCTACTCATCGGACTCGATTCCCAATTCTGTACAATGGAGGGCTTCGTCACGGCTATG GTGGACGAGTGGCCTCAACAGTTACGTCGTCGCAAGGAAATCTTTATCGCCATTGTGTGCGCTCTGTCTTATATCGTAGGACTGACTTGCATCTCTCAGGGTGGCATGTACGTCTTCCAAATCCTCGATTCGTACGCTGTCTCCGGCTTCTGTCTGCTCTTCCTAATATTCTTCGAATGCATATCGATCAGCTGGGCGTTCGGTGTGAGCCGATTCTATGATGCTCTAAGGGACATGATCGGATATTATCCTCTCATGTGGTGGAAATTCTGCTGGACAGTGACCACGCCGATGATCTGCATt GGCGTATTTATCTTCAACTTGATTCAATGGAcacctataaaatatttggattACGAGTATCCCTGGTGGTCGCATGTATTTGGCTGGTTCACAGCGTTATCCTCTATGCTCTGTATACCCGGATACATGGTCTATGCTTGGATGACTACGCCAGGCGATAATAGAACG aaatacaAATTGCTGATCAAGATAGAAGATGACGTTACGACTTTACGAACAAAGATGGGTCAGCCACCGGTCGAGCTAACACCCCTATAA